A single genomic interval of Arctopsyche grandis isolate Sample6627 chromosome 8, ASM5162203v2, whole genome shotgun sequence harbors:
- the LOC143915447 gene encoding putative Golgi apparatus membrane protein-like protein CG5021 isoform X2 produces MGVLVQLISQSSWVTLKMASVTGVPQVPLLDDDTIAFGEEDSGPDGQKKFTHPYIVFFHLVFRCSALVIYILCGWFSDSFIASFVCVILLLSADFWTVKNITGRLLVGLRWWNYVDDAGKSHWVFEAKKGRINPHESRMFWLALIVCPLIWSVLFTVALFGFKFKWLLLVMISLTLNGANLYGYVKCKFGTKESLSSVTSDFVKTQIIQNAASFMSTKTPQPTTMQSTGVI; encoded by the exons ATGGGCGTTTTAGTGCAGCTGATCAGTCAGTCTAGTTGGGTGACGTTGAAGATGGCGTCTGTCACG GGTGTGCCACAGGTGCCACTTCTGGACGATGATACGATTGCTTTTGGAGAAGAAGATAGCGGACCTGATGGACAAAAAAAGTTTAC GCACCCATACATCGTATTTTTTCACCTAGTATTCAGATGTTCAGCACTCGTCATTTACATCTTGTGCGGGTGGTTCTCCGATTCCTTCATAGCTAGTTTTGTATGCGTAATACTATTACTTTCTGCGGACTTTTGGACTGTGAAAAATATCACCGGGCGGTTATTAGTCGGCTTACGATGGTGGAATTATGTGGACGATGCTGGTAAATCGCATTGGGTATTTGAAGCCAAAAAG GGTCGGATAAACCCACATGAAAGCCGTATGTTCTGGTTGGCTTTGATCGTGTGTCCGCTAATTTGGAGTGTTTTGTTCACTGTCGCTTTGTTTGGATTCAAATTCAAGTGGCTG ctgttggtgatgATATCTCTCACTCTAAATGGAGCAAATCTTTATGGCTATGTGAAATGTAAATTTGGAACAAAAGAAAGTCTTTCTTCAGTGACCTCTGATTTTGTAAAAactcaaattattcaaaatgctGCATCATTTATGAGTACTAAAACTCCTCAACCAACGACGATGCAATCAACTGgtgtcatataa
- the LOC143915447 gene encoding putative Golgi apparatus membrane protein-like protein CG5021 isoform X3 — protein MGVLVQLISQSSWVTLKMASVTVPLLDDDTIAFGEEDSGPDGQKKFTHPYIVFFHLVFRCSALVIYILCGWFSDSFIASFVCVILLLSADFWTVKNITGRLLVGLRWWNYVDDAGKSHWVFEAKKGRINPHESRMFWLALIVCPLIWSVLFTVALFGFKFKWLLLVMISLTLNGANLYGYVKCKFGTKESLSSVTSDFVKTQIIQNAASFMSTKTPQPTTMQSTGVI, from the exons ATGGGCGTTTTAGTGCAGCTGATCAGTCAGTCTAGTTGGGTGACGTTGAAGATGGCGTCTGTCACG GTGCCACTTCTGGACGATGATACGATTGCTTTTGGAGAAGAAGATAGCGGACCTGATGGACAAAAAAAGTTTAC GCACCCATACATCGTATTTTTTCACCTAGTATTCAGATGTTCAGCACTCGTCATTTACATCTTGTGCGGGTGGTTCTCCGATTCCTTCATAGCTAGTTTTGTATGCGTAATACTATTACTTTCTGCGGACTTTTGGACTGTGAAAAATATCACCGGGCGGTTATTAGTCGGCTTACGATGGTGGAATTATGTGGACGATGCTGGTAAATCGCATTGGGTATTTGAAGCCAAAAAG GGTCGGATAAACCCACATGAAAGCCGTATGTTCTGGTTGGCTTTGATCGTGTGTCCGCTAATTTGGAGTGTTTTGTTCACTGTCGCTTTGTTTGGATTCAAATTCAAGTGGCTG ctgttggtgatgATATCTCTCACTCTAAATGGAGCAAATCTTTATGGCTATGTGAAATGTAAATTTGGAACAAAAGAAAGTCTTTCTTCAGTGACCTCTGATTTTGTAAAAactcaaattattcaaaatgctGCATCATTTATGAGTACTAAAACTCCTCAACCAACGACGATGCAATCAACTGgtgtcatataa
- the LOC143915447 gene encoding putative Golgi apparatus membrane protein-like protein CG5021 isoform X1 encodes MGVLVQLISQSSWVTLKMASVTGVPQVPLLDDDTIAFGEEDSGPDGQKKFTHPYIVFFHLVFRCSALVIYILCGWFSDSFIASFVCVILLLSADFWTVKNITGRLLVGLRWWNYVDDAGKSHWVFEAKKGSPQGRINPHESRMFWLALIVCPLIWSVLFTVALFGFKFKWLLLVMISLTLNGANLYGYVKCKFGTKESLSSVTSDFVKTQIIQNAASFMSTKTPQPTTMQSTGVI; translated from the exons ATGGGCGTTTTAGTGCAGCTGATCAGTCAGTCTAGTTGGGTGACGTTGAAGATGGCGTCTGTCACG GGTGTGCCACAGGTGCCACTTCTGGACGATGATACGATTGCTTTTGGAGAAGAAGATAGCGGACCTGATGGACAAAAAAAGTTTAC GCACCCATACATCGTATTTTTTCACCTAGTATTCAGATGTTCAGCACTCGTCATTTACATCTTGTGCGGGTGGTTCTCCGATTCCTTCATAGCTAGTTTTGTATGCGTAATACTATTACTTTCTGCGGACTTTTGGACTGTGAAAAATATCACCGGGCGGTTATTAGTCGGCTTACGATGGTGGAATTATGTGGACGATGCTGGTAAATCGCATTGGGTATTTGAAGCCAAAAAG GGCTCCCCACAGGGTCGGATAAACCCACATGAAAGCCGTATGTTCTGGTTGGCTTTGATCGTGTGTCCGCTAATTTGGAGTGTTTTGTTCACTGTCGCTTTGTTTGGATTCAAATTCAAGTGGCTG ctgttggtgatgATATCTCTCACTCTAAATGGAGCAAATCTTTATGGCTATGTGAAATGTAAATTTGGAACAAAAGAAAGTCTTTCTTCAGTGACCTCTGATTTTGTAAAAactcaaattattcaaaatgctGCATCATTTATGAGTACTAAAACTCCTCAACCAACGACGATGCAATCAACTGgtgtcatataa
- the LOC143915447 gene encoding putative Golgi apparatus membrane protein-like protein CG5021 isoform X5 — protein sequence MASVTVPLLDDDTIAFGEEDSGPDGQKKFTHPYIVFFHLVFRCSALVIYILCGWFSDSFIASFVCVILLLSADFWTVKNITGRLLVGLRWWNYVDDAGKSHWVFEAKKGSPQGRINPHESRMFWLALIVCPLIWSVLFTVALFGFKFKWLLLVMISLTLNGANLYGYVKCKFGTKESLSSVTSDFVKTQIIQNAASFMSTKTPQPTTMQSTGVI from the exons ATGGCGTCTGTCACG GTGCCACTTCTGGACGATGATACGATTGCTTTTGGAGAAGAAGATAGCGGACCTGATGGACAAAAAAAGTTTAC GCACCCATACATCGTATTTTTTCACCTAGTATTCAGATGTTCAGCACTCGTCATTTACATCTTGTGCGGGTGGTTCTCCGATTCCTTCATAGCTAGTTTTGTATGCGTAATACTATTACTTTCTGCGGACTTTTGGACTGTGAAAAATATCACCGGGCGGTTATTAGTCGGCTTACGATGGTGGAATTATGTGGACGATGCTGGTAAATCGCATTGGGTATTTGAAGCCAAAAAG GGCTCCCCACAGGGTCGGATAAACCCACATGAAAGCCGTATGTTCTGGTTGGCTTTGATCGTGTGTCCGCTAATTTGGAGTGTTTTGTTCACTGTCGCTTTGTTTGGATTCAAATTCAAGTGGCTG ctgttggtgatgATATCTCTCACTCTAAATGGAGCAAATCTTTATGGCTATGTGAAATGTAAATTTGGAACAAAAGAAAGTCTTTCTTCAGTGACCTCTGATTTTGTAAAAactcaaattattcaaaatgctGCATCATTTATGAGTACTAAAACTCCTCAACCAACGACGATGCAATCAACTGgtgtcatataa
- the LOC143915447 gene encoding putative Golgi apparatus membrane protein-like protein CG5021 isoform X4, with protein sequence MASVTGVPQVPLLDDDTIAFGEEDSGPDGQKKHPYIVFFHLVFRCSALVIYILCGWFSDSFIASFVCVILLLSADFWTVKNITGRLLVGLRWWNYVDDAGKSHWVFEAKKGSPQGRINPHESRMFWLALIVCPLIWSVLFTVALFGFKFKWLLLVMISLTLNGANLYGYVKCKFGTKESLSSVTSDFVKTQIIQNAASFMSTKTPQPTTMQSTGVI encoded by the exons ATGGCGTCTGTCACG GGTGTGCCACAGGTGCCACTTCTGGACGATGATACGATTGCTTTTGGAGAAGAAGATAGCGGACCTGATGGACAAAAAAA GCACCCATACATCGTATTTTTTCACCTAGTATTCAGATGTTCAGCACTCGTCATTTACATCTTGTGCGGGTGGTTCTCCGATTCCTTCATAGCTAGTTTTGTATGCGTAATACTATTACTTTCTGCGGACTTTTGGACTGTGAAAAATATCACCGGGCGGTTATTAGTCGGCTTACGATGGTGGAATTATGTGGACGATGCTGGTAAATCGCATTGGGTATTTGAAGCCAAAAAG GGCTCCCCACAGGGTCGGATAAACCCACATGAAAGCCGTATGTTCTGGTTGGCTTTGATCGTGTGTCCGCTAATTTGGAGTGTTTTGTTCACTGTCGCTTTGTTTGGATTCAAATTCAAGTGGCTG ctgttggtgatgATATCTCTCACTCTAAATGGAGCAAATCTTTATGGCTATGTGAAATGTAAATTTGGAACAAAAGAAAGTCTTTCTTCAGTGACCTCTGATTTTGTAAAAactcaaattattcaaaatgctGCATCATTTATGAGTACTAAAACTCCTCAACCAACGACGATGCAATCAACTGgtgtcatataa
- the LOC143915447 gene encoding putative Golgi apparatus membrane protein-like protein CG5021 isoform X6, whose translation MASVTVPLLDDDTIAFGEEDSGPDGQKKHPYIVFFHLVFRCSALVIYILCGWFSDSFIASFVCVILLLSADFWTVKNITGRLLVGLRWWNYVDDAGKSHWVFEAKKGSPQGRINPHESRMFWLALIVCPLIWSVLFTVALFGFKFKWLLLVMISLTLNGANLYGYVKCKFGTKESLSSVTSDFVKTQIIQNAASFMSTKTPQPTTMQSTGVI comes from the exons ATGGCGTCTGTCACG GTGCCACTTCTGGACGATGATACGATTGCTTTTGGAGAAGAAGATAGCGGACCTGATGGACAAAAAAA GCACCCATACATCGTATTTTTTCACCTAGTATTCAGATGTTCAGCACTCGTCATTTACATCTTGTGCGGGTGGTTCTCCGATTCCTTCATAGCTAGTTTTGTATGCGTAATACTATTACTTTCTGCGGACTTTTGGACTGTGAAAAATATCACCGGGCGGTTATTAGTCGGCTTACGATGGTGGAATTATGTGGACGATGCTGGTAAATCGCATTGGGTATTTGAAGCCAAAAAG GGCTCCCCACAGGGTCGGATAAACCCACATGAAAGCCGTATGTTCTGGTTGGCTTTGATCGTGTGTCCGCTAATTTGGAGTGTTTTGTTCACTGTCGCTTTGTTTGGATTCAAATTCAAGTGGCTG ctgttggtgatgATATCTCTCACTCTAAATGGAGCAAATCTTTATGGCTATGTGAAATGTAAATTTGGAACAAAAGAAAGTCTTTCTTCAGTGACCTCTGATTTTGTAAAAactcaaattattcaaaatgctGCATCATTTATGAGTACTAAAACTCCTCAACCAACGACGATGCAATCAACTGgtgtcatataa